The following proteins are co-located in the Eriocheir sinensis breed Jianghai 21 chromosome 1, ASM2467909v1, whole genome shotgun sequence genome:
- the LOC126991831 gene encoding protein O-glucosyltransferase 2-like: MRVLHALLAFSCLLLGVDGGKKFKVDPKQTRVYGPGLEPHEVVFPARYFFIEPRDTKGNRIQKSVGASFKVQVEGQGGDGSYCRVWVQVLDRYDGTYIARYRTYQTCRSTLIHVLYNGQPVADSPYKIPDPVYSEHCYCPEGDITTWQETVDCPADYPQIQKDLALFRQVDFDFVLNAATKRFDAAGSRSFCNYVIKDNQIYRKCYGQHVGFNMFMDNVLQSLLRKMLIPDTEFIVNLGDWPLVDPKVVPLLPIFSWCGSEDTEDIVLPTYDLTEATLEMMGRVTLDMLSVQSNNEVPWDLKKPKAFWRGRDSRRERLDLIALARQHSHLINASLTNFFFFKEEEKEFGPKEKHISFFKFFNYKYQISIDGTVAAYRLPYLLAGSGVVLKQDSPYYEFFYHDLEPFVHYIPFKRDLSDLIEKIEWARANDDKVKVIAENGRKYAQENLMPKDVYCYHAALLKEWSKRLTSEVKVRPDMEHIPIEENEKRFGACQCHRLTRHDEL, from the exons ATGAgggtcctccacgccctcctcgCCTTTTCCTGCCTCCTGCTCGGCGTTGATGGCGGCAAGAAGTTCAAGGTGGACCCCAAGCAGACCAGGGTGTACGGCCCGGGCCTGGAGCCGCACGAAGTGGTCTTCCCGGCGCGGTACTTCTTCATCGAGCCGCGCGACACCAAGGGCAACAG AATCCAGAAGTCCGTGGGCGCGTCCTTCAAGGTGCAGGTGGAGGGCCAGGGCGGGGACGGGTCCTACTGCCGCGTGTGGGTGCAGGTGCTGGACCGCTACGACGGCACCTACATCGCCAG GTACCGCACTTATCAGACCTGCCGGAGCACCTTGATCCATGTTCTGTACAATGGCCAGCCTGTCGCTGACTCACCCTACAAGATACCCG ACCCTGTGTACTCAGAGCATTGTTACTGTCCTGAGGGCGACATTACAACGTGGCAGGAAACAGTGGACTGCCCTGCAGACTACCCACAGATCCAAAAAGACCTTGCACTCTTCCGTCAAGTGGATTTTGACTTTGTTCTTAATGCAGCAACAAAGCGGTTTGATGCTGCAGGATCACGAAGCTTTTGTAATTATGTCATCAAAGACAACCAG ATATACCGGAAATGTTATGGTCAGCACGTTGGCTTCAATATGTTCATGGACAACGTACTGCAGTCTCTGCTACGCAAGATGCTCATACCTGACACAGAATTCATTGTCAACCTTGGTGACTGGCCTCTTGTGGACCCCAAG GTGGTGCCGCTGTTGCCAATCTTCTCGTGGTGTGGCTCTGAAGACACAGAAGATATCGTTCTACCAACCTATGACTTGACAGAAGCTACACTGGAGATGATGGGCAG GGTGACCCTTGACATGCTGTCTGTCCAATCAAACAATGAGGTGCCATGGGATCTGAAAAAGCCTAAGGCGTTCTGGCGTGGCCGTGACTCTCGAAGGGAGCGTTTGGATCTCATCGCTCTTGCTCGGCAACACTCTCACCTCATCAATGCCTCCCTcaccaatttctttttctttaaggaagaagaaaaggagtttgGGCCAAAAGAAAAACACATTTCATTCTTCAAGTTCTTTAAT TACAAATATCAGATCAGCATTGATGGGACAGTGGCAGCTTACCGGCTGCCTTACCTGCTTGCCGGCTCTGGTGTGGTGCTGAAGCAGGATTCCCCATACTATGAGTTCTTTTACCATGACCTGGAGCCTTTTGTCCACTACATCCCCTTCAAGCGGGACCTCTCAGACCTCATTGAGAAG ATTGAGTGGGCGAGAGCAAACGATGATAAAGTAAAAGTTATAGCAGAGAATGGGAGAAAATATGCCCAAGAGAACTTAATGCCAAAAGATGTTTATTGTTACCATGCTGCTTTATTAAAG GAGTGGAGCAAGAGACTCACATCTGAGGTGAAGGTACGTCCAGATATGGAACATATTCCcattgaggaaaatgaaaaacggTTTGGTGCCTGTCAGTGCCATCGCCTCACTCGCCACGATGAGTTGTGA